Proteins encoded together in one Sinorhizobium sp. B11 window:
- a CDS encoding acyltransferase, producing the protein MHEIYQKVFGVGKAIKGLDGLRAICVLFVLTDHAGLTKRSESGTLAVWVFFALSGFLIVPILFRARQRIEAGSSDASTEIALFMRNRALRIFPVYYLTLALIFLSTVTLVAGDNVDKFYGSISWLVTYTTNIYIGFVRHDWLGPLSHLWTLAVEQQFYVLFPLLFIWLPSRYWRSSLLIFLLLLLAVSSLWVFGDELMFRVNSLSGFYAIAVGGVFGLVARQLGTINLRFSSLAILALGVLLVLQHLYFIFGGHPNAALIIAPLLSGLLIMLVTVCQNSAATRFLDLPLIRGVGVVSYGFYLFHGLLLGPSGRLVAIATGMRDGTAFQVMQIVTAFILTMIVAIASFVFFEEKIMQLKKRRAAPTTVAAGSNG; encoded by the coding sequence ATGCACGAAATCTATCAGAAGGTATTCGGTGTCGGCAAAGCCATCAAAGGTCTCGACGGCCTTCGGGCGATATGTGTTCTCTTCGTACTGACCGATCATGCGGGCCTGACAAAAAGGTCGGAATCGGGAACGCTTGCCGTTTGGGTATTCTTTGCGTTGAGCGGCTTCCTGATCGTGCCAATCCTGTTTCGGGCGCGGCAGCGCATCGAAGCGGGAAGTTCCGATGCTTCGACAGAGATCGCGCTTTTCATGCGCAATCGAGCCTTGCGGATTTTCCCAGTCTATTATTTGACACTGGCACTGATCTTCCTGTCGACCGTTACCCTTGTCGCGGGCGACAATGTCGACAAATTTTACGGCAGTATCAGCTGGCTCGTGACCTACACGACCAACATCTATATCGGCTTCGTCAGACATGATTGGCTGGGACCCTTGTCCCACCTGTGGACGCTTGCGGTGGAGCAGCAGTTCTACGTGCTGTTCCCGTTGCTGTTCATCTGGCTGCCATCACGATACTGGCGGTCCAGCCTTCTGATATTCCTGCTTCTGCTGCTTGCGGTTTCGAGCCTGTGGGTATTTGGCGATGAACTCATGTTCCGCGTCAACTCCCTGTCGGGCTTCTATGCCATTGCCGTCGGCGGCGTTTTCGGACTCGTCGCCAGACAGCTCGGCACGATCAACCTGCGTTTTTCCAGTCTGGCGATCCTTGCGCTGGGCGTGCTCCTGGTTCTGCAGCACCTCTATTTCATTTTTGGCGGACATCCGAATGCAGCGCTGATCATTGCGCCGCTTCTGTCCGGATTGCTGATCATGCTGGTGACGGTCTGCCAGAACTCTGCCGCGACCAGATTTCTTGATCTTCCGCTGATCCGCGGCGTAGGCGTTGTCAGTTACGGCTTCTACCTGTTTCACGGCCTGCTGCTTGGTCCGTCAGGACGGCTTGTCGCCATAGCAACGGGGATGCGGGACGGGACGGCGTTCCAGGTCATGCAGATTGTTACGGCCTTCATTCTGACGATGATCGTAGCGATCGCTTCCTTCGTCTTCTTCGAAGAGAAGATCATGCAGTTGAAGAAAAGGCGTGCGGCGCCGACGACCGTTGCCGCGGGTTCCAATGGCTGA
- a CDS encoding acyltransferase, protein MTLLAPASPPPADNPAYGYIRGLDGLRFAAVLIVVVAHFRLSAAIPGGFGVTIFFAISGFLISRLLLSEERNYGKISLPRFFARRFLRLMPPLFLMIAITVPIYLIFDRENVLVSQILLAIFYLGNVPVVMNVFTPMPEGIHSYGPLWSLAVEEHFYMFFPFLLLALRTWSSRVVLLIGVVILSLALRILAAYTVPDPESFNYYFTLTRLDSIAWGCLLTFGLANEAIRSHLVKLRGWKTFLFAIILLLGGIAFRNQFFQDTFRYTVHGFGMFLLINAFVFGTATEKLVRLAEWRPIQMGGRISYEMYLWHLHVWFVVGLVFAGNYWLRFSTSVILTAVVAYAFYNLTTTATKRWSKKAGSKSVEDERQKVYQTVSTADETDVPEARTRTAS, encoded by the coding sequence ATGACGCTGCTAGCACCTGCCTCCCCGCCGCCGGCCGATAATCCCGCCTATGGTTATATAAGAGGTCTTGACGGCTTGCGGTTTGCCGCGGTCCTGATCGTCGTCGTTGCACATTTCCGGCTCTCGGCCGCGATCCCCGGCGGTTTCGGCGTCACGATTTTCTTTGCAATCAGCGGGTTTCTGATTTCGAGACTCCTGCTGTCGGAAGAACGGAATTATGGGAAAATATCCCTGCCGCGCTTTTTCGCCCGGCGATTCCTGCGGCTGATGCCGCCGCTTTTTCTGATGATCGCCATAACCGTGCCGATCTATCTGATCTTCGATCGCGAAAACGTGCTGGTCAGCCAGATTTTGCTGGCGATCTTCTATCTAGGCAACGTACCGGTGGTGATGAATGTCTTCACGCCGATGCCCGAAGGAATTCACAGTTACGGTCCTTTGTGGTCGCTGGCTGTCGAAGAGCATTTCTATATGTTCTTCCCATTCCTGCTTCTCGCCCTGCGGACGTGGTCTTCTCGCGTTGTACTGCTCATCGGCGTCGTGATTCTCAGCCTGGCGCTGCGCATCCTGGCAGCCTATACCGTTCCAGACCCGGAAAGCTTCAACTACTATTTCACGCTGACGCGCCTGGATTCGATCGCCTGGGGCTGCCTGCTGACATTCGGCCTCGCCAATGAAGCGATCAGGAGCCATTTGGTCAAACTTCGTGGCTGGAAGACCTTCCTGTTCGCCATCATTCTTCTGCTTGGCGGCATTGCCTTCCGCAATCAGTTTTTCCAGGACACCTTCCGCTACACCGTCCACGGCTTCGGCATGTTTCTACTGATCAACGCCTTTGTTTTCGGAACGGCAACGGAAAAACTCGTTCGCCTGGCCGAATGGCGGCCAATCCAAATGGGCGGACGCATCAGCTATGAAATGTATCTGTGGCACCTGCACGTATGGTTTGTCGTCGGGCTGGTTTTTGCTGGAAATTACTGGCTTCGATTCTCGACGAGCGTGATCCTGACAGCCGTCGTAGCCTACGCGTTTTATAACCTGACGACGACAGCGACAAAGCGCTGGTCCAAGAAAGCTGGCAGCAAAAGCGTCGAAGACGAACGCCAGAAGGTTTACCAGACGGTATCGACCGCCGATGAGACTGACGTCCCCGAGGCAAGAACGCGCACCGCCAGCTGA
- a CDS encoding ABC transporter substrate-binding protein: MSNKLQNTAAISLVALMSMVGSAHADTTVKFWHSFSKSSGEALNKIITNFEAANPGIHIEGEFVGDYNDIVAKLQAAIPAKRAPDAVIMEVTRYGLFADRGALTDLTPYFNADPLKDDLYDYAREVGVYNGKNYIVPFNSSTPVLYYNKDILARAGFTTEPPLKTFADILAVSKTITEKLGSEGITGIAAPGQFARWGLVMSNDSELIDSKTNDVLLDSPNTIEAYQWMASLVHDQKVASPDSVTDEDVGRDAFFAGKVGISLNSTGDYGGAKKALGDKLEVRPMPCNKVCSVPIGGAGIGILSTSSKDVQDAAYKFISYAASPEANSIWFAATGYLPINKKSAAQPAAIEALAKKQGIDVAIKQLDFAHGRARPPVVTWMRSTEYKMWEAMALGQRDVTETMKDFAAQTREEAKRSSN, from the coding sequence ATGTCAAACAAATTGCAGAATACGGCTGCCATCAGCCTTGTCGCTCTGATGTCCATGGTCGGTTCGGCGCATGCCGATACGACCGTGAAGTTCTGGCACAGCTTCAGCAAATCGTCCGGCGAAGCGCTCAACAAGATCATCACCAATTTTGAAGCTGCCAATCCCGGTATCCATATCGAGGGCGAGTTTGTGGGCGATTACAATGACATCGTCGCCAAGCTGCAGGCCGCCATTCCCGCCAAACGCGCGCCTGATGCCGTCATCATGGAAGTCACCCGCTACGGCCTCTTTGCCGACCGCGGCGCCCTGACCGACCTGACACCCTATTTCAACGCCGACCCGCTAAAGGACGACCTTTACGACTACGCACGTGAGGTCGGCGTCTATAACGGCAAGAACTACATCGTGCCGTTCAACTCCTCCACGCCGGTCCTCTATTACAACAAGGACATCCTGGCGCGCGCCGGCTTCACGACGGAGCCGCCGCTGAAGACTTTCGCAGATATTCTTGCCGTTTCGAAGACAATCACCGAGAAGCTCGGCTCGGAAGGCATCACCGGCATTGCAGCCCCTGGCCAGTTTGCGCGCTGGGGTCTCGTCATGTCCAATGACAGCGAGCTCATCGATTCCAAGACCAACGATGTCCTGCTCGACTCGCCCAATACGATCGAAGCCTATCAGTGGATGGCCTCGCTCGTACATGACCAGAAGGTCGCCTCCCCGGATAGCGTCACCGATGAAGATGTCGGCCGCGACGCTTTCTTTGCCGGCAAGGTCGGCATCTCCCTGAATTCGACGGGCGATTACGGCGGTGCCAAGAAGGCGCTCGGTGACAAGCTCGAAGTGCGTCCGATGCCCTGCAACAAGGTCTGCTCGGTTCCGATCGGCGGCGCCGGTATCGGTATCCTATCAACCTCTTCTAAGGATGTTCAGGACGCCGCTTACAAGTTCATCAGCTACGCTGCTTCGCCGGAAGCCAATTCCATCTGGTTTGCCGCAACCGGCTACCTGCCGATCAACAAGAAGAGCGCCGCCCAGCCGGCTGCCATCGAAGCGCTTGCCAAGAAGCAGGGCATCGACGTCGCCATCAAGCAGCTTGATTTCGCTCATGGCCGCGCTCGTCCGCCCGTCGTCACCTGGATGCGCTCGACCGAATACAAGATGTGGGAAGCCATGGCGCTCGGGCAGCGCGATGTCACTGAAACGATGAAGGATTTTGCCGCGCAGACGCGCGAAGAAGCCAAGCGTTCCAGCAACTGA
- a CDS encoding serine acetyltransferase — MFREIAGDFRSHKRALISQGFWALAFHRYGSAVRSIKFAPIRLPLKVIHVFLIKFSEIFFGIYIGANAKIGERCVIEHFGSIIVHSEVRIGNDVRLRQGVTIGNKSADKPNDVPILHNGVDVGAGAKILGAVVIGERAVIGANAVVVKDVPAGAIAVGVPAKIRYKETPSPAIVQPRSNNNR, encoded by the coding sequence ATGTTTAGAGAAATAGCTGGAGACTTTCGAAGTCATAAGAGAGCCCTGATCTCACAAGGCTTCTGGGCGCTTGCCTTTCACAGATACGGAAGCGCTGTACGTTCGATCAAGTTCGCGCCTATCCGTCTGCCGCTGAAAGTCATTCATGTCTTTCTTATCAAATTTTCCGAGATCTTTTTCGGGATATATATCGGAGCAAACGCGAAGATCGGCGAGCGATGCGTCATTGAGCATTTCGGATCGATTATCGTGCATTCCGAGGTGCGGATCGGCAATGATGTTCGTCTGCGTCAAGGCGTGACGATCGGCAACAAATCAGCCGACAAGCCGAACGACGTGCCGATCCTGCATAATGGAGTAGACGTGGGCGCGGGTGCGAAAATCCTCGGCGCCGTTGTCATCGGCGAACGCGCAGTGATCGGAGCGAATGCCGTCGTCGTCAAGGATGTGCCGGCAGGAGCTATTGCGGTCGGTGTGCCGGCGAAGATCCGATACAAAGAAACGCCAAGCCCAGCCATCGTCCAGCCGAGATCAAATAACAATCGCTGA
- a CDS encoding glycerophosphodiester phosphodiesterase, with product MTRIASHRGGTLEFGDSTPHGFAATARMALEEVEFDVHPTADGAIMVHHDATLDGTTDRSGVIAAMSEAEVRAAVINYGAGGHPISLAELCALYADSTVDFRCEIKPGVDGRPYESFVPHVVETLARHGMLERTIFSSFLVESQDALSAATSRPKLWLVSPPVLRQLGAAAVIEVAKSHNIPEIGVHVDTADTALMAEIEAAGLDFGCWAAHSARQIEKVLALGVKVFTTDRPSLAIAIRNRIEAETAQ from the coding sequence ATGACACGCATCGCTTCGCATCGCGGCGGCACTCTGGAATTCGGCGACAGCACGCCGCACGGTTTTGCCGCGACGGCAAGAATGGCGCTGGAAGAAGTCGAGTTCGACGTCCATCCGACAGCCGATGGCGCAATCATGGTTCATCACGACGCTACTCTTGACGGAACGACGGACCGCAGCGGCGTGATCGCGGCGATGAGCGAGGCGGAGGTTCGCGCCGCCGTCATCAATTACGGTGCCGGCGGACATCCGATCTCGCTTGCCGAACTCTGCGCCCTCTATGCCGACAGCACGGTTGACTTCCGCTGCGAGATCAAGCCGGGGGTCGACGGTCGCCCCTATGAGAGTTTCGTACCGCATGTCGTAGAGACCCTCGCCCGCCACGGTATGCTCGAGAGGACGATCTTCTCCTCCTTTCTGGTGGAATCGCAGGATGCGCTTTCAGCGGCAACCAGCCGGCCGAAACTCTGGCTCGTCAGCCCGCCAGTGCTGCGTCAGCTCGGGGCCGCGGCTGTTATCGAAGTCGCGAAGTCTCATAATATCCCGGAAATCGGCGTCCACGTGGACACCGCCGATACGGCACTGATGGCTGAAATTGAAGCCGCAGGGCTCGATTTTGGTTGCTGGGCGGCCCATTCGGCCAGGCAGATCGAAAAGGTGCTGGCACTTGGCGTGAAAGTCTTCACGACAGACCGCCCAAGCCTTGCCATCGCCATACGCAATCGCATCGAGGCGGAGACTGCGCAATGA
- a CDS encoding carbohydrate ABC transporter permease yields the protein MRLKNRLVTGLALAAGLIFLSPVLYSIWMSFETAQSYYTGQYEFTLDNYVRAVAEYNFARYLLNSIIVSGLVTLLGITVATMAAFAFARYQFRGGNLLFGATVATLMIPSHISLIPNYLTLAKAGLLDTYAGLILPAISNGFAAFFLRQYIKGIPKALDEAAYMDGATPLQVLWRVIVPIAKPAIFSMGLYIFISEWNNYIWPLVAVGKEDLYTLQIGLARLYRINPGEGLVDWPLVMAACTLSMLPVLLGFLLVERHLVRGITLGAVK from the coding sequence ATGAGGCTTAAGAACCGTCTTGTGACCGGGCTCGCGCTTGCTGCCGGCCTGATCTTCCTGTCGCCCGTACTCTATTCGATCTGGATGTCCTTCGAGACAGCGCAGTCCTATTACACGGGCCAGTACGAGTTCACGCTAGACAACTACGTCCGGGCCGTCGCCGAATACAATTTCGCGCGCTACCTGCTGAACAGCATCATCGTGTCGGGCCTGGTGACGCTGCTCGGCATTACGGTCGCAACCATGGCAGCCTTTGCCTTCGCGCGCTACCAGTTCCGCGGCGGCAACCTGCTCTTTGGCGCGACCGTCGCCACGCTGATGATCCCGAGCCATATCAGCCTGATCCCGAACTACCTGACACTCGCCAAGGCCGGTCTGCTCGATACCTATGCCGGTCTCATCCTGCCCGCGATCTCGAATGGCTTTGCCGCCTTCTTCCTGCGCCAATACATCAAGGGCATCCCGAAAGCGCTGGACGAGGCCGCCTATATGGACGGCGCAACACCGCTGCAGGTGCTGTGGCGCGTGATCGTGCCGATCGCGAAGCCCGCCATCTTTTCCATGGGGCTCTACATATTCATTAGTGAGTGGAACAACTACATCTGGCCGCTCGTCGCCGTTGGCAAGGAAGACCTCTACACGCTGCAGATCGGTCTTGCTCGCCTTTATCGCATCAATCCCGGTGAAGGTCTGGTCGATTGGCCACTCGTCATGGCGGCCTGCACCCTCAGCATGCTGCCCGTACTGCTCGGCTTCCTGCTGGTCGAGCGACATCTCGTGCGCGGCATTACGCTCGGCGCGGTCAAATAA
- a CDS encoding sugar ABC transporter permease yields MLRKLTPYLLVAPLMIFITVFTYIPVITSVNLSFRHWDFLSPTMPFVGFENYRLLLNSRDFWNSLQVTAIFALFSVPIRLALALAVASYLVRETLPSRLLRGALFLPSVTSTVSIAVVFSWVFATDYGMVNAALTSLGLGKVQWLQDPQLALWVLIVVNTWKQLGYDIVIYIAGLQAVPQELYDAAAVDGGRRFHVFRRVTVPLVMPTTYFLLVISVIEAFQVFTIVNIMTRGGPAGATDMLVNLLYRVGFTLFDIGRGSALAVLLFIFLIVLALIKSFVIGRRVHYEA; encoded by the coding sequence ATGCTGCGCAAACTCACACCCTATCTTCTTGTCGCACCGTTGATGATCTTCATCACGGTCTTCACCTACATTCCCGTCATCACCAGCGTGAACCTCAGTTTCCGGCACTGGGACTTCCTGTCGCCGACTATGCCTTTCGTCGGCTTTGAGAATTACCGCCTGCTTTTGAACTCCCGCGACTTCTGGAATTCCTTGCAGGTAACCGCGATCTTTGCGCTGTTCTCGGTGCCGATCCGGCTGGCGCTCGCGCTTGCCGTTGCAAGCTATCTCGTGCGCGAAACCTTGCCCTCAAGGCTCCTGCGCGGTGCGCTGTTTCTGCCCTCCGTAACCTCGACAGTCTCGATCGCCGTTGTTTTCTCCTGGGTCTTCGCCACCGATTACGGCATGGTCAATGCGGCGCTGACTTCGCTCGGCCTCGGCAAGGTGCAATGGCTCCAGGATCCGCAACTCGCGCTCTGGGTGCTGATAGTAGTCAACACATGGAAGCAGCTCGGCTACGATATCGTGATCTATATCGCCGGCCTGCAGGCGGTGCCGCAGGAACTTTATGATGCTGCCGCCGTGGATGGCGGCCGCCGCTTTCATGTCTTCCGGCGCGTGACCGTGCCCCTGGTCATGCCGACCACCTATTTCCTGCTGGTGATTTCGGTGATTGAAGCCTTTCAGGTCTTCACCATCGTCAACATCATGACCCGCGGCGGCCCGGCGGGTGCGACCGATATGCTGGTCAATCTGCTCTACCGCGTCGGTTTTACCCTTTTCGATATCGGCAGGGGATCGGCGCTCGCCGTCCTGCTCTTCATCTTCCTGATCGTGCTCGCGCTGATCAAATCCTTCGTCATCGGCCGGAGGGTTCACTATGAGGCTTAA
- a CDS encoding MurR/RpiR family transcriptional regulator, which produces MERQSEIPQLLGDLISRNSTKLTEADTRLLDVMMQDPIRAAMENGKTVSFRAGVHPASAVRLARRLGFKGYPEFRTFLQANLIEGGGDFESPAARMAARLVRAEDGGVLSSVLDSEITALQQVRNAVADADIRGFSEVLRDCRRVFVFGRGHSAALASLIALRLNRSGYPSVDLASQMHLIAEVLATLKTGDVVWLLAFRKASPLIHQIRMIAAERGARVLALTDLLSIRIDPAPDRQISVSRGDAGESQSLVVPMTIANAIILDLAAIDDGRSLRALGAFKAFRADCGLSPVIL; this is translated from the coding sequence ATGGAAAGACAAAGCGAGATTCCGCAGCTTCTCGGCGATCTTATCAGCCGCAACTCGACGAAGCTCACCGAGGCCGATACGCGCCTTCTCGACGTGATGATGCAGGATCCTATCCGCGCGGCGATGGAAAACGGCAAAACGGTCTCCTTCCGCGCCGGTGTACATCCGGCCTCGGCGGTGCGGCTGGCACGCCGCCTTGGCTTTAAAGGCTATCCGGAATTCCGGACCTTTCTGCAGGCGAATCTCATCGAAGGCGGCGGCGATTTTGAAAGCCCGGCCGCCCGCATGGCCGCCCGTCTCGTCCGGGCGGAGGACGGCGGCGTGCTTTCCTCCGTTCTCGACAGCGAGATCACTGCGCTCCAGCAGGTGCGCAACGCTGTTGCCGACGCCGATATCAGAGGTTTTTCCGAAGTGCTGCGCGATTGCCGGCGCGTCTTCGTCTTCGGGCGTGGGCATTCTGCCGCCCTCGCCTCGCTCATCGCCCTGAGGCTCAATCGCTCGGGCTATCCGTCAGTCGATCTCGCCAGCCAGATGCATCTGATCGCCGAAGTGCTGGCTACGTTGAAAACCGGCGATGTCGTCTGGCTGCTTGCCTTCCGCAAAGCCTCGCCCCTCATCCATCAGATCCGAATGATCGCAGCCGAAAGAGGTGCCAGGGTGCTGGCGCTGACCGATCTGCTCAGTATCCGCATCGATCCGGCACCCGACAGGCAGATTTCGGTTTCCCGCGGCGACGCCGGCGAATCCCAATCTCTTGTCGTTCCCATGACAATCGCCAACGCGATCATTCTCGACCTGGCCGCGATCGATGACGGCCGCTCGCTGCGGGCGCTTGGGGCCTTCAAGGCTTTCCGCGCCGACTGCGGTCTCTCACCGGTGATCCTGTAA
- the minE gene encoding cell division topological specificity factor MinE, producing the protein MSVFDFFQKRKTAPVARERLQLLLAHERISPGSDLVSILREEILAVIAKHVEIEGDRLQIRIDRGENVSILEIDVEIPAKAARAA; encoded by the coding sequence ATGAGCGTATTCGATTTCTTTCAGAAGAGGAAAACCGCGCCGGTTGCGCGCGAACGCCTGCAACTGCTTTTGGCACATGAACGAATCTCTCCCGGATCGGATCTCGTTTCGATCCTTCGAGAAGAGATCCTTGCTGTGATCGCCAAGCATGTCGAAATCGAAGGCGATCGCCTGCAGATCAGGATCGATCGCGGCGAGAACGTCTCAATCCTCGAAATCGACGTCGAAATCCCCGCCAAGGCCGCCCGGGCGGCTTGA
- a CDS encoding SGNH/GDSL hydrolase family protein — protein MKLAAGLIALFLLQGADVAAAGLKIVTFGTSLTARGGWQAGLENALEQCLHRPVDIAIVAKSGSTTEWALSSVDRVIAESPDIVLVEFYANDAALNRWMSVSASQRNFSTILERLRTGLPHARIFMMVMNPMSGLRGAIRPYLESYISAHRSVAAEWNVAVIDHSAGWAKLSNRELSTGIPDGVHPTPAAAAEVMVPTIVEAIGGTCSD, from the coding sequence ATGAAACTTGCTGCCGGTTTGATCGCTCTCTTTCTTCTGCAGGGGGCTGATGTGGCCGCGGCAGGACTGAAGATCGTAACGTTCGGCACATCGCTGACGGCAAGGGGCGGATGGCAGGCAGGTCTCGAGAACGCCCTCGAGCAGTGCCTTCACCGCCCCGTTGATATCGCCATTGTGGCAAAGAGTGGCTCAACCACCGAATGGGCTTTGTCTTCTGTGGACCGGGTGATCGCCGAGAGCCCTGACATAGTGCTCGTCGAGTTTTACGCCAATGACGCTGCCTTGAACCGCTGGATGAGCGTCAGTGCCAGCCAGCGGAACTTTTCAACCATCCTGGAAAGGCTGCGGACGGGATTGCCCCATGCGCGTATCTTCATGATGGTGATGAACCCTATGTCGGGGCTGCGGGGCGCGATCAGACCCTATCTCGAGAGCTACATTTCGGCTCACCGCAGTGTTGCGGCAGAATGGAACGTTGCGGTGATCGATCATAGCGCCGGTTGGGCGAAGCTATCGAACCGCGAACTCTCGACAGGAATCCCGGATGGCGTCCATCCCACGCCTGCCGCTGCGGCTGAAGTCATGGTGCCGACAATCGTCGAGGCGATCGGCGGGACATGCTCTGACTGA
- a CDS encoding acyltransferase: MARPQRKWLGDIERLKGLAIILVVWGHTYDAAFPVWAIGLRKAIYAFHMPLFMFLSGYVFVYVGAHKLKGSLSTYTSKRAKRLLIPFFIMAAIVILGKFFAGQFVSVDKPVNDLLLSVQHVFIHTEQSPSMFVWYLIVLFYFSIGTTFLFSRMNVSLNILFAASIIMFGLHVMMFYNDSILDYVYINRIFMFYAFFMAGCIACLHKDVWERFVERYFIPATAVFLVLLYLSFDSEWRYFLVGMASLVVFHGLIRSRLCNQNRVLEFIGQNAFAIYLLNTMFVGAVKAVFGRFFSVSDQALLLLLLATTAGVVGPIIVKYAIGRIGSLRPIAAAME; encoded by the coding sequence ATGGCAAGGCCTCAGCGTAAATGGCTGGGTGATATCGAACGCCTCAAAGGATTGGCTATCATCCTTGTCGTTTGGGGGCATACCTATGATGCAGCTTTCCCTGTATGGGCTATTGGTCTGCGTAAGGCGATCTACGCTTTCCACATGCCGCTCTTCATGTTCCTGAGTGGTTATGTCTTCGTCTATGTCGGCGCTCACAAACTGAAGGGGTCGCTGTCGACCTATACGTCAAAGCGCGCAAAGCGGCTTCTTATTCCGTTCTTCATCATGGCGGCCATCGTCATTCTCGGAAAATTCTTCGCAGGTCAGTTCGTATCGGTCGACAAGCCGGTCAATGACCTGCTGCTCTCTGTTCAGCACGTCTTCATCCATACCGAGCAGAGCCCGTCCATGTTCGTATGGTACCTGATCGTGCTTTTTTACTTTTCGATCGGCACGACGTTCCTGTTCTCGCGCATGAATGTAAGCCTGAACATATTGTTTGCGGCATCGATCATCATGTTCGGCCTGCACGTCATGATGTTCTACAATGACTCGATATTGGACTACGTCTACATAAACCGCATCTTCATGTTCTATGCGTTCTTCATGGCAGGCTGCATCGCCTGCCTGCACAAGGACGTTTGGGAGCGGTTCGTCGAGCGGTATTTCATTCCCGCGACTGCGGTCTTCCTCGTACTTCTTTATCTCTCCTTCGATTCCGAATGGCGCTATTTCCTCGTCGGCATGGCGTCGCTCGTCGTGTTCCACGGTCTTATCCGCTCCCGGCTTTGCAACCAGAACCGCGTCCTGGAATTCATTGGCCAGAACGCGTTCGCTATCTACCTGTTGAACACGATGTTTGTCGGAGCGGTGAAGGCCGTCTTCGGGCGGTTCTTCTCTGTCAGCGATCAGGCGCTGCTGCTTCTCCTCCTTGCGACAACGGCAGGTGTCGTCGGGCCAATCATCGTCAAGTATGCGATCGGCCGCATCGGATCGCTGCGCCCAATCGCTGCCGCGATGGAATGA
- a CDS encoding ATP-binding cassette domain-containing protein, producing the protein MSGIVVRDIRKSYVGGPQVLHGVSMDIKSGEFIVIVGPSGCGKSTLLRLIAGLERCDEGDIEIGGRRANDLAPQDRDIAMIFQNYALYPHMTVRENIAFGLELRGMPKAERNARAQDVAKMLQLEAYLDRKPGALSGGQRQRVAMGRAMARNSSIFLMDEPLSNLDNALRVAMRTEIKELHRQLGATIVYVTHDQTEALSLADRIAVMKDGNLLQFDTPEAIYDQPQNRFVAGFLGVPAMNFMPVEHLPGWRGRPGLTAGLRPESMTIRAEEPAEPALPVRLMLSEMTGSDIILHCESPAGRITLTSPRKDVPRHSDNFWVMCDLDQAVFFDNQSGSRVDLSAGDRRI; encoded by the coding sequence ATGAGCGGGATCGTCGTGCGCGATATCAGAAAGTCCTACGTCGGCGGCCCGCAAGTCCTGCACGGCGTCTCCATGGATATCAAGTCCGGCGAATTCATCGTTATCGTCGGCCCTTCCGGTTGCGGCAAGTCTACCCTACTGCGCCTCATCGCAGGGCTTGAGCGGTGCGATGAGGGTGATATCGAAATCGGCGGCCGGCGGGCCAACGATCTCGCTCCGCAAGATCGCGACATTGCCATGATCTTCCAGAACTACGCGCTCTATCCCCATATGACGGTGCGCGAGAATATTGCCTTCGGCCTGGAACTGCGCGGCATGCCGAAAGCCGAGCGCAATGCGCGGGCTCAAGATGTGGCAAAGATGTTGCAGCTCGAAGCCTATCTCGATCGCAAGCCGGGTGCCCTTTCCGGCGGTCAGCGTCAACGTGTGGCGATGGGCCGGGCCATGGCGCGCAACAGTTCCATCTTCCTGATGGACGAGCCGCTGTCGAACCTCGACAACGCGCTGCGGGTCGCCATGCGCACCGAAATCAAAGAGTTGCATCGCCAGCTCGGCGCGACAATCGTTTATGTCACGCATGACCAGACCGAGGCGCTTTCACTGGCCGACAGGATCGCGGTGATGAAGGACGGAAATCTCCTGCAGTTCGACACGCCGGAGGCAATCTATGACCAGCCGCAGAACCGCTTTGTTGCGGGCTTCCTGGGTGTTCCCGCGATGAATTTCATGCCTGTCGAGCATCTTCCGGGCTGGCGGGGCCGACCGGGCCTGACCGCCGGACTAAGGCCCGAATCCATGACAATCCGCGCCGAGGAACCTGCGGAGCCTGCCTTGCCCGTCCGGCTCATGCTGTCGGAAATGACAGGGTCTGATATCATCCTGCATTGTGAGAGCCCGGCCGGACGCATCACGCTTACCAGTCCGCGCAAGGATGTACCGCGCCATTCCGACAACTTCTGGGTCATGTGCGACCTTGACCAGGCCGTGTTTTTCGATAACCAGAGCGGGAGCCGCGTCGATCTTTCAGCCGGAGATCGTCGAATTTAG